The sequence below is a genomic window from Dictyostelium discoideum AX4 chromosome 5 chromosome, whole genome shotgun sequence.
ttttttttaaatttcttttttttttatttttttatatatatataattttatttttttattttatttcttttttttttttcattttggaTTGTGGAGACTctatttcaaatgaatttcAATAGTTAATATATTACTtccaatttcattaattataacaatagtaaaaaatctgtattttttttttttttttttttttttacattttaatatattggatagattgaatcaattactatatttatttttgataaataaagaaaaaaataagaataaaaaaaaaaatttaaaaaaaataaaaataaaaaaaataaaaatatcttttttttttctatttttttttatttttataattttatccaaaaaaaaaaaatatctttttttatcacACACAAAATTCTTGAAAATCTTTAAaggatttataaaaatagttttgaaATGCTGGCTTTTGATGCTTTTTATTAAACACATAAACAATcgattgaattaattttttttttttttttttccccttTTAAAACCGCTGTTATAAAATTTCCCCACTttaaagtgaaaaaaaaaaaaaaaaatattattttttgccaGCAATACACTTTCAAggttttattgatttaaaatttaatttttttttatttttattttatgtgGTTGGTgagtcaaaaaaaaaaaaaaaaattaactactattattattactactattacaaAGGTTAAACATAGTTGATTTTATTgttacaacaaaaaaaaaaaaaaaaaaaaaaaaaatttataatttaaaaaaaaaaaaaaaaaaatttctttcatttcaaaacattaaaaaataattataaaaccaaatatttataatagttaattattttcttataaattttaatattttctcaacaataatttttttaatttgtgtaTGTAagaaatatcttttttttttaagtttaaaaaaataaaaaaaagaaaaaaaaaagaagttcagaagaatttttttttttattatttttattttttttttttttttttttttttttttctttcgaGCGacctttgtttttttttttttgaattttttttttcattttttttttttttatttcaataaaatatatataaattgtaattatatcaatagtttttaattattcatttatttttttattaattatcgtttgtatactttttttattttttcactttctttttctttctttctttcaaATCCCACACCatattgttaatttattttacacacaataaaaaaaataaaaatagaaataaaaataaaataaaataaaatatcccACACAACCACACAACATAAAATTGTAGTGCCAACtcacacacaaaaaaaaaaaaaaaaaaaaaaacaatttgatattatgttgtattattatattgaaacgaaaaaattttaaacacactgatggttttttttttttttttttttttttttttttttttttaaaaaaaaaatttttttttttttttttttttttttttttttaaaaaaaaattaatttttatttatttattattattttagtcCAActgatatattaaaaaaaaaaaaaaaaaaaattatattattgtgtttttttttttttttctctttctttctttcttctttctatttaaataaaacttgtattattataaaaaataaaaataaaaaaaaaaaaaaggtgtggataaaaataaaaactaaaaataaaacctaAAAATATCacataatattttataataatcttatttaaatatggtcaaaacatttttattttttttttattttttttttattttttttttattttttttttttataataataaaaaccaaaCAATAGAAAAGGGCGCAAACACTGTCTCGCATTATTTTGTGTGTGCAACCTCACTTCacccattttttttacaatttttcaaaaaaaaaaatatattttttttttttttattttttattttttatttttttttttgaaaaattttcttttcaatttttttttttttttttatttttttttttagagtCAACTGATTTATTCACATTAAAaactatatatatttataaataatcaaaaaaaaaaaaaaaaactaataaattaattaatctatATTATCTAGAACAATGGGTCTCGCTTTTGGTAAACTTTTCAGCCGTTTCTTTGGCAAAAAAGATATGAGAATTTTAATGGTCGGTTTAGATGCTGCTGGTAAAACCACCATTTTATACAAACTTAAATTAGGTGAagtaagtaaaaaataaataaaataaatatcttggaaataaaaaaatatgttactaatataaatttattattattattattattattttttaaaaatagattgtTACTACAATTCCAACCATTGGTTTCAATGTCGAAACTGGTAAGTTAAATTTAGCATTCAAATAGaagattaaaaattatcaaggatatttctttttttttttttttttttttttctccctcaaattttaaaaagaaaaatggtTTTCGCTGTGTCGACagcttttataaaaaaaaaaaatttttaaatcagaAATAGGACAAGAGATTTTAGAATGTTTAGCTTCAAGAAATATAGCGAGATacagcaaaaaaaaaagatagggagaaaaagaaaagaaaaaaaaaaaagatatatttCCTATCGCCGATATGTTTGAATAATAGCAggtttactaattttttttttctttttttattttcaaataattttagtcGAATTCAAAAACATTAACTTCACTGTATGGGATGTTGGTGGTCAAGGtttgtattaaaaattattttatagtttttatataaaaaaaaaaaaaaaaaagtatttatatattaatatatataaaaaaaaaatatatacatatattatataatataattttaaaacattttagATAAAATTCGTCCATTATGGAGACATTATTTCCAAAATACTCAAGGTCTTatctttgttgttgattcaaACGATAGAGAAAGAATTCAAGAAGCTTGTGATGAACTCACTAAAATGCTCAATGAAGATGAATTACGTGATGCTGTTTTATTAGTTTTCTGTAACAAACAAGATCTTCCAAATGCCATGAGTGTCGCTGAAGTTACCGATAAATTAAATCTCCACTCTCTCCGTTCAAGAAAATGGTACATACAGTCAACTTGTGCCACCAGTGGTGATGGTTTATATGAAGGTTTAGACTGGCTCTCAAATACCTTAACAAGCTCCTCAAAATAAATGACGTAGGAGGTCAATTTAATAGAGtttattagattttttaattatttaataatctaaTTAAACTACTgttgtttaattttgaaataaaaaaaaaaaaaaccttgtttatataaataataataaataaaataataataataataaaaaaaaaaaaaaaaaaaagaatccaCTAAAAATTTTATGTGATTGCAcacaaatttaattcttttttttgtgttaaaataaactttaattttattttttattttttttttttatccttactattttattttttataccctgttttatttctttttaatcccaacaacaaaaaaaaaaaaaaaaaaaaagatttaattatttgatggAATAAGATTTTATTTACTAAAGAGTTAAAAATcacaatattttatatatatataaaaaggtttttattttttttttttttttattttttttttgtatttttttttttttttttttgatttattattttttaaaattgagtTTATTTCTTCCCGGTTGAGTTTGAAGTATTGTTTGCGTTAATAGCTGCAGCAGATTGAGCTCTTGAAGCAAATGAACCAGATGAGACATCACCACCTGATTTAGCTGCTGATGATTGGATTCTTGATGCAGCATCTTTAGTCATTGGAGTAGATTTTTTAGACATTTTGaaagtttaaaatttgtttatataaaattttatctatttctttatatattgaaaaaaagaggatgatttattttgtattaaataattttttttttttttttttttttttttattttaattttaaatccaaagaaaataattaaataaaaaaaaaattaattacttaaaaaaaaataaaataaaaattattaatagatCTAAATTATGTTGTTCTCACCTAATTTGgaaatttagttttttttttaaattaattaaaaaaaaaaaaaaaaaaaatggaatatTAGTTGCCGgaatattaattgaaataaattaatttttttttaattttttcttttttaagaATAAATAGTGTTTTTGATATAAATATACCTGTAAGTGATTAATAATAcacttttattaaataataataaaacttttttttttttttttttatttaaaaaaataaaaaaataaaaaaaataaataaataaataaataaataaataaataaataaataaataaataaataaataaataaataaataaataaataaataaataaaaaataaaaaataaaaaataaaaaattaaaaataaaaataaaaaataaagcaaatatcattttttaaattatttaagaaATTGGTGATGGAATAtgcaaaagaaaaaatcaaaaaatgagGTACAAGAATCCGAAGATACATTATGAAAACATAATAGCCAGACTTTATATGTGAATCAGTAAATTCCCTGATAGAATTAAAGCATAATGCTTTTTCTAATTAAATGTGTTTTTGAGGAGTTTATTAATTactattcaaaaaaaaaaacaatgtgCTTggacttaaaaaaaaaaaaataaaaaaaaaaaaatatttacaaaaaaaaaaaaaaagacaaatatcttttttttattttttaaaaaaaaaatatctaaaaaaaaaattttggattaggttttttaatttttattttattattattttttaattgattaaaaaaaaaaaaaaaaaaaaatgaaaagatattttataataattttatttattatttatttaattgtggttgttaaatcaacatttttaaagaatagaTTTAATTCACCATATCCATattatagtaatattaaaaatagaataaacaAAGTCAAATTAAATCTTAGTGATCCAGTGCCAACACCTTATACATTGTTATGGTTTAATCAAACATTagatcattttaattttgaaacaagtggttattttaatcaaagagtattaattattgatcaatattttaatgaaaaatcaaaaaatgagATTGATCAAATTTGTACCAAAccattaattttcttttgtgGTAATGAAGGAGATGTTacatttttttatgaaaattcattattcATTACAAATACATTAGCACAAGAAATGAATGCATTGGTTATATTTGCAGAACATAGATATTATGGTGAAAGTTTGCCATTTGGTAATCAATCATATACAAACGAAAACTTTCAATATTTATCATCAGAACAAGCATTGGCAgattattcaaaaataataccatcgattttaaaacaatacaATGCATTAAATTGTCCAGTTTTTACAACATCAGGATCATATGGTGGTGATTTAGCAGCATGGATGAGATTAAAATATCCATTTATTGTTGATGGTGCGTTGGCATCATCTGCCCCATTACTTTCATACATGGGTACAGGTGTACCATATGATGTATTCCCAGTTGGGGTTACCAATGATTTTAAGGAAACAAGCCAAGATGGTTCATGTgctattaaaattagaaatgcATTCAATGATCTCGAAACAATTGCTAAAGCTGATAAtggttttaatgaaatttctaCATCATTTAAACTATGTacaccaattaattcaaatgatgattttcaatcatttttagGTTGGGTAGAGAGTGGTTTTAGTTATATGTCAATGGCAGATTACCCATATCCAGCATCATTTTTAGAACCAATGATGGGAAATCCAGTGAATGAAACATGTAATTTAATTAACCAATTGGATAATAGTATTGATATAATTATGTCTGgtttacaaatttattataattatacaGGTCAAATGATGCAATGttttaatacaaatattttcattgaaGATCAAGGTATGTTAATACCATGGAGTTATCAAAGTTGTACTGAATTTGTATTCCCATTTACAACTACTGGTATTAAAGATATGTTTTATTATAGTCCATTTAATTTAACAGAGTATATTGAAAATTGTCAAGAAGAATATAATGTCACACCAGACCCAAATTGGGTTACAAGTGTTTATGGAGGTACACCCAATTTTCCAAgttcaaatattatattttcaaatggtgTTTTGGATGGATGGCATGGTGCAGGTATCAATGTTACTGattattctaaaaatataattgcaATATTAATTCCAGGTGCTGCTCATCATTTAGATTTAAGAGGTTCAAATCCATTGGACCCACAATCAATTACTGATGCCAgattattagaattaaaatatttaacagAATGGTCTGAAgaaattggtaaaattaaatcattaaaataaaaaaactttctttttatttttttttaaacaatatttttttatttatttttatttctatttttttattatctttacaatttatttatttattttttctatcaatttttctttttataataataataataataaaggagATTATGTGTcggtaattttattattaaagatattttggTAAAGAACTTGACATGTCCTTTGGTTGAgaagaaaaattattattattaatattattattgttattattattattattaatattattattgttaccagtactattattattacttgatgaagaagaagaggaagaaatatttaaattattaaaattactattaattgTAGTAACTTGAGGAGGTGGGGCAGTGATTGGAGAAGAAGGTGATGACAttgttaattgttgttgatgttgttgattagtaattttattatttatataagaTTGAATTCCATATGGTAATTGTCTTTGTTGATTAAATGGTGTTTCtatatctaaattattattattgttattattgttattattaatttgattatttctatctttataaaatttttcatGTGAAActtgaatttctttaaaatgatctaacaaattattaaaattaatatcttttaatccttcattattatttgagtTATTACCATCTTCATTTtgtctattttttaaaaaaaaaaaaaaaaaaaataaaacaaattaattatatgtatattaatatatatatagtaaagttaataattaataatacttttttggaattaaatttaaaacaccTAAAGAGGAAATACAAGTTAATCTATTCTTTAAAGTTTCAAAAGCACTACTTTGtggtaaaatcattaaaagaccatataaacttttaaaaagtgATGGATATTTCTCTGGttctaataattgtaatCTTAATGCCATAAATTTTGGTGATTCTAATAATTGTACTAATCTATCCATTTCCATTAAAAAGTTTACATTAATTTCGATTTCAGTgctataaaataaaaatataatgatgttagtaaattcattataaataaataaataaataaataaataaatatttattatacatACAATTTAGATAAAAGAGCACAGGAATGTTCATAAACTTGACAAAGCATACATAAACTAAATAAAGAAGCAGGACTATGGGCCCAAGAAGTATAAAGTACAGAGAATAGGTCTCTACTTTCAGGAGTTGAAAGCGATCTTAAATTTCTACGAATTTCAACACATTCATCAGATGTTAATaagattaaatttaatgtttGTACCATAACACTTGCGAATTCCggattaatttcttttgagttttcaccattaccatcttgattaccattaccaccactaccactaccactattacCTAATATATTTGAGAATCTACGGAAAATTAATTCTGGATTTAAGAATAAACAAAGTTGACGAATTATAAAGTTACCTCTTGTACGTAACAATTGagaatcatttgaaaagaGTATCactaaattttgaattaactTATCAAATAACTCTGTATTATCAGAAATCTTTGCAATAGTTTTCAAATCTAATTTTACAACTTCATCACTATTATCACTTAATGTCTTTAATAATGGTGGGAATAAATCTGTTAAATATGATGAAATTCCACTTGATAATTTACTATGTAACATTAATATCCAATTTAATGATGCTAATCTAGACTGTACTGAATTACTTATTAAATGTTgagtatttatatttaaaaattcactaaaaataaaaaataaaaaataaaaaatttagtattaattattattattaattgatgattattattaatttaatatttacccAACTGGAAAATCTTGATTAGTTTCTAATATTAGTTTatgtaaattaatatttgaaagtgAAGCCATCTTTTCAATATTGACTAATTGATgtgataatgaagataagataccatttaataataatggacaATAAggtaaaagtttttttttaccaaccAAAATGAATTCATTAATCCAAGTCAAAGCACTTAATCTAGTGAATTCATCAGAACTTATACAATGGGGTACAATTGTTTTAACCATACTACCATAATCAACATTTTCAGCTGTTTGTAATTCCCTTAAAAATTCTGATAATGCTTTATCTGCCTCAtttctaatttctttattttgatctcttaacattttaaaaataccatCTAAATATTTTGGCAAATGAATTAACATATCAATATTTGGTACACTATCTAATACAATAATCCATCCAACTAAAAATTGTCTACAAAATggattaataatataaagtctttcttttaataatggtataaatctataaaaaaaaaaaaaaaaaaaaaaaaaattgattagtaaatatatttttttatatttttgaatttaaaaaaaaaaaaaacttacttatCAATGTCAAAAGTTGGAGATTCTGTAacaatatcttttaataatctatCAAATAATTGAACACCACCTTTTACTTGAGGATCTAAGTCTGATGATAATTTACAAAGTACATCGAAAATTTCattgaaaaagaataatatcTTTGATCTTGTTACTTTagcaatattaaataatgattcacAAGCATAAAATCTAATTCTACTATCATGATCTATAAAACATCTTAATACTGGTGGTACAATCTCctgaatatataaatatgcatcctattattatttttattttttataaaaaaaaaagtattaataaattaataaaaattttttttaaaaaaagataattaaaatacaaaCAGTTCCTAAACCAATTGCAACAGAAGCTAAACCAATTAAGCcaccttttttattattaccttGAGCTGAATCTGTATATTCTGTTGagatttgtttaattattgCTCTGATTACTGCTTGATCATCATTTGAGTGATGTTCTCTAATTAATTGTTCAATTTCTTGTGCTCCAGTTTTACGTTTATCAGTATTCTTATCGgctaaattttttaatacaattgATGGTATTGGTGAAAGATTATTcatcttttctttttatttctgttttttattttattttttttttatctttaattaaaaaaaaaaaattaaaatgaaattaaaaaaaaaatcaaaaaaataatttttttttgtaaaaataaaaaaagaattttaaaaaaataaaaatcttttttttatttttttatttttttttttttttaattttaattttttttttttttttttggcttcgttcgttttttttttttttttttcatatttttttttatttttttttttttatttttgtaatcaaattaaatttaaaaaatggttggaaaaaaacaaaaattatcaaaaaagaTAGCCAAAAAGTATACACTCCATAGAAAATATTATAGTGATACAGTTAGTGAATTTTCCAGTTTAAATCCATTTCAAAGAACCAAGAAATCCGATAAATATGCAGCGATTTCACAGAAAGTTAATGCACAAAATCAAAGAATAAAAGAACTTGAAGagcaacaagaacaagatgAATTAGAACAAGAAATTGGTGGTGATGTTGACACACTCTATGAAGTTGGTCCATCATCTTATGACCTTTTAGTTAAATCATCACAAGATAAGTTAAAATTAAGATTAAAACAATTGGAAGAACaagaaaaattagaaaagaaattagaaaagaataataaaaaaagatcatTTTCTGATATTAAAGATCAAAATCAAGATGAGGATgaggatgaagatgaagataatgatattgaagAAGATGTAGAGGATGATGTAAAAGAGGATGTAGAAGAGGATGCAGAAGAGGATgtagaagaggaagaagaagaagaagaagttgaaggtgaagaagaggaagaagaggtTGAAGGAGAAGAAGAGGACGAAGAAGAAGAAGTCGAAGAAGAGGACGAAGAAGAAGAAGTCGAAGGTGAAGAAATAGAAGaagttgaaaatgatttaaatagtgatattgaagaaaatgaagaacaAGATTTTACAGATGTTTATGGTAATAAAGATGataaagaagaggaagaagaagttgaaacaaataaaacattagaaaaattgaaaaaatcagaattatttgaaaatacaaatgataatggtatttataatattcattttaataaagatattaCAAGTAAAGAAGAAatgaatgaattattattgaagTCACAAAGTTtggaatcaatttcaaaagagATTGAAGATATTGGTGTTATTACATCAATAGGTTGTGTTGattatgataatttaattaatgaaaataaaccTGGAAAATCCAATCAAAAGAAAGTTAAAGAACAAAAAGAGAGtattttaccaaatttaaaaaatacatttCATGATTACGATATAAAGAAGAGATTATATAAACCATGGTTAAAATCTAAAACAAAGAAAGAGAATGAACTATATTTTACAAATCttcaaaagaatttattcCCAATTTTCAACGAATATCGTGATTTATTATACACTGAAGAATCAATGAAAAACCATAAGagtatttttaaactttatGCATTACATGCCGTCAATCATATATTCAAATCAAAAGATCAATTGAGTGAAGATAATGCATTGATAAATGAATgtaaaaagttgaaaaaacCAGAACCAGATCTTAGACACCAAGGTTTCACTCGTCC
It includes:
- the arfA gene encoding ADP-ribosylation factor: MGLAFGKLFSRFFGKKDMRILMVGLDAAGKTTILYKLKLGEIVTTIPTIGFNVETVEFKNINFTVWDVGGQDKIRPLWRHYFQNTQGLIFVVDSNDRERIQEACDELTKMLNEDELRDAVLLVFCNKQDLPNAMSVAEVTDKLNLHSLRSRKWYIQSTCATSGDGLYEGLDWLSNTLTSSSK
- a CDS encoding peptidase S28 family protein encodes the protein MKRYFIIILFIIYLIVVVKSTFLKNRFNSPYPYYSNIKNRINKVKLNLSDPVPTPYTLLWFNQTLDHFNFETSGYFNQRVLIIDQYFNEKSKNEIDQICTKPLIFFCGNEGDVTFFYENSLFITNTLAQEMNALVIFAEHRYYGESLPFGNQSYTNENFQYLSSEQALADYSKIIPSILKQYNALNCPVFTTSGSYGGDLAAWMRLKYPFIVDGALASSAPLLSYMGTGVPYDVFPVGVTNDFKETSQDGSCAIKIRNAFNDLETIAKADNGFNEISTSFKLCTPINSNDDFQSFLGWVESGFSYMSMADYPYPASFLEPMMGNPVNETCNLINQLDNSIDIIMSGLQIYYNYTGQMMQCFNTNIFIEDQGMLIPWSYQSCTEFVFPFTTTGIKDMFYYSPFNLTEYIENCQEEYNVTPDPNWVTSVYGGTPNFPSSNIIFSNGVLDGWHGAGINVTDYSKNIIAILIPGAAHHLDLRGSNPLDPQSITDARLLELKYLTEWSEEIGKIKSLK
- a CDS encoding hypothetical protein (Expressed protein); amino-acid sequence: MNNLSPIPSIVLKNLADKNTDKRKTGAQEIEQLIREHHSNDDQAVIRAIIKQISTEYTDSAQGNNKKGGLIGLASVAIGLGTDAYLYIQEIVPPVLRCFIDHDSRIRFYACESLFNIAKVTRSKILFFFNEIFDVLCKLSSDLDPQVKGGVQLFDRLLKDIVTESPTFDIDKFIPLLKERLYIINPFCRQFLVGWIIVLDSVPNIDMLIHLPKYLDGIFKMLRDQNKEIRNEADKALSEFLRELQTAENVDYGSMVKTIVPHCISSDEFTRLSALTWINEFILVGKKKLLPYCPLLLNGILSSLSHQLVNIEKMASLSNINLHKLILETNQDFPVGEFLNINTQHLISNSVQSRLASLNWILMLHSKLSSGISSYLTDLFPPLLKTLSDNSDEVVKLDLKTIAKISDNTELFDKLIQNLVILFSNDSQLLRTRGNFIIRQLCLFLNPELIFRRFSNILGNSGSGSGGNGNQDGNGENSKEINPEFASVMVQTLNLILLTSDECVEIRRNLRSLSTPESRDLFSVLYTSWAHSPASLFSLCMLCQVYEHSCALLSKFTEIEINVNFLMEMDRLVQLLESPKFMALRLQLLEPEKYPSLFKSLYGLLMILPQSSAFETLKNRLTCISSLGVLNLIPKKQNEDGNNSNNNEGLKDINFNNLLDHFKEIQVSHEKFYKDRNNQINNNNNNNNNNLDIETPFNQQRQLPYGIQSYINNKITNQQHQQQLTMSSPSSPITAPPPQVTTINSNFNNLNISSSSSSSSNNNSTGNNNNINNNNNNNNNINNNNFSSQPKDMSSSLPKYL
- a CDS encoding hypothetical protein (Hypothetical glutamic acid-rich region containing protein), which translates into the protein MVGKKQKLSKKIAKKYTLHRKYYSDTVSEFSSLNPFQRTKKSDKYAAISQKVNAQNQRIKELEEQQEQDELEQEIGGDVDTLYEVGPSSYDLLVKSSQDKLKLRLKQLEEQEKLEKKLEKNNKKRSFSDIKDQNQDEDEDEDEDNDIEEDVEDDVKEDVEEDAEEDVEEEEEEEEVEGEEEEEEVEGEEEDEEEEVEEEDEEEEVEGEEIEEVENDLNSDIEENEEQDFTDVYGNKDDKEEEEEVETNKTLEKLKKSELFENTNDNGIYNIHFNKDITSKEEMNELLLKSQSLESISKEIEDIGVITSIGCVDYDNLINENKPGKSNQKKVKEQKESILPNLKNTFHDYDIKKRLYKPWLKSKTKKENELYFTNLQKNLFPIFNEYRDLLYTEESMKNHKSIFKLYALHAVNHIFKSKDQLSEDNALINECKKLKKPEPDLRHQGFTRPKVVIIVPFRNTAFEIVRFILKLVPHELKDQVENKTKFNNEYTQFDQDQEINENKPDDYKYIFRDNIDDCFRFGLSFRKGGVKLYSTFYHADIIIASPLGLRLVIGTEGDSQRDFDFLSSVEVLIIDQIDSIQQQNWDHINVLFENLNRIPTQDHNIDFSRLRNSSLEGLSSNLRQTLLFSSNLTPELNSIFNQHCKNISGKIRIKKIKNGEITNIVPSLRQTFHRLYLDSNDDSKIRFNFLIDNILPKFVQQGENSGILLYISNFFEFTMIRNYFRKEAKSYVICSEYTDPKAVTRARSQFKESAKTIMLFTERFHFFNRYHIRGIKHVIFFGLPQNSHFYSEILNMITENDGSIISLYTLKDKMALERIVGTQRSYKMLESDKPTHLFSN